A part of Octopus sinensis linkage group LG7, ASM634580v1, whole genome shotgun sequence genomic DNA contains:
- the LOC115213873 gene encoding zinc finger protein 2 homolog, translating into MEERLCESQDYGETPLETSDLSHQIQVDTEKSYTCNTFGETFIKSSGIIEHKLHHTISKLYLCDVCGKRFTTNSSLSLHKRTHTGEKPYNCNICGKTFSYSGILTCHKRIHTGEKPYHCDKCGKTFARNDHLTIHKRVHADEKPYHCDICGKTFSHDSHLTIHKHAHTSEKPYNCDICGKTFPYRGKLTSHKRIHSGEKPYHCDTCGKTFSHNGDLTVHKRVHTGEKPYHCDVCDETFYRSSKLTVHKRVHTGDKPYHCDICGKTFSDNRDLTRHIRIHTGEKPYHCDICGKTFSQNGSLNIHQRVHTGEKPYHCDICDKTFSHNGSLTVHKRIHTGEKPYSCYICSKTFSDNRDLTRHIRIHTGEKPYNCNICGKTFSQNSNLTIHKRACANDKSHH; encoded by the coding sequence ATGGAAGAGAGATTGTGTGAGAGTCAGGACTATGGAGAGACGCCGCTTGAAACTAGTGATTTATCTCATCAGATACAAGTAGATACAGAAAAGTCATATACCTGTAACACCTTTGGAGAGACTTTCATCAAAAGTAGTGGCATCATTGAACATAAATTACATCACACAATTTCAAAACTCTACCTTTGTGATGTTTGTGGAAAAAGATTCACTACAAACAGTTCTTTATCTTTacataaacgtactcatacaggtgagaaaccatacaattgtaatatttgtggtaaaacattctcttaTAGTGGTATACTAACATGCCATAAAcgaattcatacaggtgagaaaccataccattGTGACAAATGTGGAAAAACATTTGCTCGAAATGATCATTTAACcattcacaaacgtgttcatgctgatgagaaaccataccattgtgatatctgtggaaaaacATTTTCTCATGATAGTCACTTAACTAttcacaagcatgcacacactaGTGAAAAACCATAcaattgtgacatctgtggtaaaacatttccTTACAGGGGTAAATTGACAAGCCACAAACGTATCCATAGCggtgagaaaccataccattgtgatacttgtggtaaaacattttcgcACAATGGTGATTTGACTGTTCACAAACGAGTtcacacaggtgaaaaaccataccattgtgatgtctgtgatgAAACGTTTTATCGGAGTAGTAAATTAACTGTTCACAAACGTGTTCACACAGGagataaaccatatcactgtgatatctgtggtaaaacattctctgaCAATAGAGATTTAACTCGTCATATCCGTATTCACACCGGGgaaaaaccataccactgtgatatttgtggtaaaacattctctcagaATGGTAGCTTAAATATTCATCAACgtgttcacacaggtgagaaaccataccactgtgatatctgtgataaaacaTTCTCCCACAATGGTAGTTTAACTGTTCACAAACGaatccacacaggagagaaaccatatagcTGTTATATCTGCAGTAAAACATTCTCTGATAATCGAGATTTAACTCGTCatatacgcattcacacaggtgaaaaaccatacaactgtaatatttgtggtaaaacattctctcagaATAGTAATTTAACTATTCACAAACGTGCTTGTGCAAATGACAAATCACATCACTGA